The Verrucomicrobiota bacterium genome includes a window with the following:
- a CDS encoding TolC family protein: MGRRSAVHGPVARTVIVALLLAGTLALPASAAEGRAADDRSADEGAVEDRSPLELSIEGCIALGIKQGLDYLTEEEDYILQQLSTSLTRHSYGRIWSSTVSAGTDSDSTNTESASVQMAKRLLTGGEVQVAADTAGSQPDAEDNAYSSSVEVSLTQPLLRGAGRLAARENLTQAERDFIYAWRDLTLFKQEFLIELVAKYYRLVQLQLEIGNRLERVASAEELAMLTLARLATGTASRIDMLRAVVNLLRARNDLVDAGQRYELQLDSFKLDLDLAMDRPVTIVPPETLPYRPMLEIRLELPAAIKEALRTMAEEADTGAEAQRTAMLQTEQDGGSAEELGRQSMSAALENRLDLRTARDQADDARRGLRLARNDLRGDLNLRARAGYTTEPETSFDDQRFGQAEWSVGLEYALPLDRVPERLSYQRQLIVVTRALRQTSRVQDRVLLEVRTTVRELHRAETTVLIQQLNVVAAERRLERARADYDLGEITNRDVVEAQTELLDARNALDQAKVDHIIATLQLQKDTGELDFDRWRELIQ, encoded by the coding sequence ATGGGCAGACGAAGCGCCGTACACGGGCCTGTGGCTCGCACTGTGATCGTTGCTCTGCTCCTGGCGGGTACGCTCGCGCTCCCGGCCTCGGCGGCCGAGGGGCGTGCTGCCGACGATCGTTCGGCCGACGAGGGCGCGGTCGAGGACCGGAGCCCGCTGGAGCTGTCGATCGAGGGCTGCATCGCGCTCGGTATCAAGCAGGGTCTCGACTACCTCACCGAGGAGGAGGACTACATCCTCCAGCAACTGAGCACGTCGCTCACACGGCACAGCTACGGGCGGATCTGGTCGAGTACGGTCTCGGCAGGCACCGACTCGGACAGCACGAACACCGAGTCGGCCTCGGTGCAGATGGCGAAGCGGCTGCTGACCGGTGGTGAGGTGCAGGTGGCAGCCGACACCGCGGGCTCGCAGCCCGACGCCGAAGACAACGCCTACAGCTCGTCGGTTGAGGTGTCGCTCACGCAGCCGCTGCTGCGCGGCGCGGGCCGTCTGGCGGCGCGCGAGAACCTGACGCAGGCCGAGCGCGATTTCATCTACGCCTGGCGCGACCTGACGCTGTTCAAGCAGGAGTTTCTGATCGAGCTGGTGGCCAAGTACTACCGGCTTGTGCAGTTGCAGCTCGAGATCGGCAACCGGCTCGAACGCGTCGCGAGCGCCGAGGAGCTGGCGATGCTGACGCTCGCGCGCCTGGCGACGGGGACCGCCTCGCGCATCGACATGCTGCGTGCCGTGGTCAACCTGCTGCGGGCGCGCAACGACCTGGTCGACGCCGGGCAGCGCTACGAGCTGCAACTCGACAGCTTCAAGCTCGATCTGGACCTGGCGATGGACCGGCCGGTGACGATCGTCCCCCCGGAGACCTTGCCGTACCGCCCGATGCTCGAGATCCGGCTCGAACTGCCCGCAGCGATAAAGGAGGCCCTGCGCACGATGGCCGAGGAGGCGGACACAGGCGCCGAGGCACAACGCACCGCGATGCTCCAGACCGAACAGGACGGCGGATCGGCCGAGGAGCTCGGCCGCCAGAGCATGTCGGCGGCGCTCGAGAATCGGCTCGACCTCCGGACGGCGCGCGACCAGGCCGACGATGCGCGCCGAGGGCTTCGACTCGCGCGCAATGACCTGCGCGGCGACCTCAATCTGAGGGCGCGCGCCGGCTACACCACCGAGCCGGAGACCTCGTTCGACGACCAGCGTTTCGGCCAAGCCGAGTGGTCGGTCGGGCTCGAGTATGCGCTGCCCCTGGACCGGGTGCCCGAGCGCCTCTCGTACCAGCGGCAGCTCATCGTTGTCACCCGCGCGTTGCGCCAGACCAGCCGCGTGCAGGACCGGGTGCTGCTCGAGGTGCGCACGACAGTCCGCGAGCTGCACCGGGCCGAGACTACCGTGCTGATCCAGCAGCTCAACGTGGTGGCTGCCGAACGGCGGCTCGAGCGGGCACGCGCTGATTACGACTTGGGGGAAATCACCAACCGGGACGTGGTCGAGGCACAAACGGAACTGCTCGACGCCCGGAACGCCCTCGACCAAGCCAAGGTCGACCATATTATCGCCACGCTGCAACTGCAGAAAGACACCGGCGAGCTCGACTTCGACCGGTGGCGGGAGCTGATCCAATGA
- a CDS encoding LptF/LptG family permease, with protein MKLYHSYILRKVALALAASVIVCSLCLAVMSLIKLGNDRYLAIPPVLVLILLAYYNVFLSIYSVPISMLIACLLVFGRLSADNELMALRASGIAPIRAFSTVLGLSVVASFLMLWLNGWAAPRSHAALADLRTSAFSLDAFFSPGRTVRVKNYTIVVGARRGDVLDDVSITERAADGRTTRVDAKHGQFVDRRAEGKVQLDLYDVEFNITEVIEQPADGGSPDALSADAPSTAAGHESPGTTTTRRLMDETAKLYQIIFDFEDIRSLHTGSTDKDDMTMRELLARRAVLLGRTDEREDDDTVQASAYLFEINKRFVFSLTPLVFTLLGVSLGVRVHRSERSLGSALAGMIALAYYLLIIGIEKGVTARTTVPSAVVWVPCVVFLAIGVALTVRVNRGR; from the coding sequence ATGAAATTATACCATAGCTACATCTTGCGCAAGGTGGCCCTTGCGCTGGCCGCGAGCGTCATCGTCTGCTCGCTGTGTCTGGCCGTGATGTCGCTCATCAAGCTGGGCAACGACCGCTATCTGGCCATCCCGCCCGTCCTTGTGCTCATCCTGCTCGCGTACTATAATGTTTTTCTCTCGATCTACTCGGTGCCCATCTCGATGCTCATCGCCTGCCTGCTCGTGTTTGGCCGGCTCTCGGCCGACAACGAGCTTATGGCGCTGCGTGCCAGCGGCATCGCACCCATACGCGCGTTCTCGACCGTGCTTGGCCTGAGCGTCGTCGCCTCGTTCCTCATGCTGTGGCTCAACGGCTGGGCTGCCCCGCGCAGCCACGCCGCCCTCGCCGACCTGCGCACGAGCGCCTTCAGTCTCGATGCGTTCTTCTCGCCGGGCCGAACGGTCCGGGTCAAGAACTACACCATCGTCGTCGGCGCCCGGCGCGGCGACGTGCTCGACGACGTGTCCATCACCGAGCGTGCCGCCGACGGCCGCACCACGCGTGTTGACGCCAAACACGGCCAGTTCGTCGACCGGCGTGCCGAGGGCAAGGTCCAGCTCGACCTCTATGACGTCGAGTTTAACATCACCGAGGTGATCGAACAGCCCGCCGACGGCGGATCACCCGACGCTCTGTCGGCGGACGCCCCGTCGACAGCGGCCGGCCACGAAAGCCCCGGCACGACCACGACGCGGCGCCTCATGGACGAAACGGCCAAGCTTTACCAGATCATCTTCGACTTCGAGGACATCCGTTCCCTCCACACGGGCTCGACCGATAAGGACGACATGACAATGCGCGAGCTGCTCGCCCGCCGCGCTGTACTTCTGGGTCGCACGGATGAGCGGGAAGACGACGATACCGTTCAGGCCAGCGCCTACCTGTTCGAAATCAACAAACGGTTCGTCTTTTCGCTCACACCGCTCGTGTTCACCTTGCTTGGGGTCTCGCTTGGAGTTCGCGTGCACCGAAGTGAGCGCAGCCTCGGTTCGGCGCTGGCCGGCATGATCGCGCTCGCCTACTATCTGCTCATCATCGGCATCGAGAAGGGCGTCACGGCCCGTACGACGGTGCCCAGCGCTGTCGTGTGGGTCCCGTGCGTGGTGTTCCTGGCCATCGGCGTGGCGCTTACGGTGCGGGTCAATCGAGGACGATGA